The nucleotide sequence ACCAAACGATGGTATAGCAATGAACAAAAGAATGACACTTGGAAATATGGTCCGAATAATTTCGATAGTAGTTCCATGAACAATCCTTTGTGGGATTGGATTAGTTTGCTCGTTGAAATGCCATAAAGCGCGAACCAACATCCGTGATACGAAAACCAAAATAAGAATGAGGAAGAAAAAGATATCGTGATGTAAAATGATCATGGGGACACATTGTTTTGAGGACCACAATTTCCTGCACTGTGCCTGTAGTGATTTCAGAATTCGGCAACTTAGCCTACTAAAAGATCAGTTACAAGAGCACAATGCTTTTTGTGGCTTCCTGCTCGGCAGAGAAGCCACGCTGCCGGGGCGGCCCTGTCACCCGGAGAAGATTTCTTTTCTTTGCTGATTCCTCTCAATGAAATTTGCGAAGAATAGCGGAGAGAAATGGTAACGTAATAAGGGAAAGGGAGCTAGCTGCTTCCATATCGCCCCCAAAAAAGAACCCAAAAGTTCCAGAGGCATCTTCCATTCATTTCGATTTAGGTCTTTCTGCACCATATTTAGATCTTCCCTTTCTACGATCCGGAATTCCCAGCAAATCCTTGACTCCTCGAATACGATGGGATTTCACACCTGGCGAATCTTTCACTCTACCTCCTCTGACTAAGACTATAGAATGTTCCTGCGAATTATGACCTTCGCCTGGAATGTGAGCAAATATATCATGTCGATTGCTCAACCGTACTTTTGCTATCTTACGTAGAGCTGAATTAGGTTTTTTCGGTGTTCTCGTCGAAACACGCAGGCATACTCCTTGCTTCTGGGGACATTGATCCGAAGCTCGAGTACGGTCCGTGCGCCGTTTTTCTTCTCTACCATGACGAATCAATTGATTTTTTGTAGGCATCCCTCTTTCCTATGTCCTTCCCCCCTTTGCCCTTTCTAAAGTGGTTACTCCCGATCCGAAGCACCCCTTTTCCATTCATAGAGAGATCCAATCGTCAAAATCAATAAAAAGGCCATCATGGACCAAGATCCAAACAGATCAATCTTGTTAGGAGGTACTgcccaaggaaaagaaaaggtgactTCCGGATCAGGGATAATAAATAAAATAGGAACCAGATAAAATCGTATATCGAAACGACTTCTGGCATCACCGGAGGGATCGGAACCACATTCGTAGGCCGACAATTTTTCTGGATAGGTCGAACTATTGGAAGCAAATGGAAAAGGAACACCGAGTGGAATCAAAGAAACTAGCGGACTGATCACTAAATAGATACAAATAGGTGCAAATTCCGACATCACCAAAGCCCACTTCGTTCTCTCGCTCTCCTCGCGGCGCTCCTTGCTCGCGGAGCGGCATACCGAAAAAAAGACGCTCAGATGTGGATTCGAACCACTGAAGGATTTCCAGGGCAATGCCCCTTGCTCTTCCCACTGAAACAAGAAAAAAAGGATTTGCAGTCcagcaagaaaacggatgcgctaacgcgcaacggctttcgcgctagttgctcaatCCGTTGCTTGTTTTGCTCTAACCAGCTGAGCTACCAGAACCACTTGCCTAAAGTCTCTTTTCTTCATCTATGAGCATCCTACCTGCAGTGGAGGAGCTTGCTCAAGAACCGAGAGCCGGCCAGGGACTGGACGGCCCTCGTTCGGGAAGGTCTTCTTCGCTATAGACGCCACCAAGAACAAGAAAGGGGCGCTCCGCTCCTAGTCACTAAGCAGCTATTCTGTCCGACGGCGGACTCCATCAATCTGAGGTTCTTTCTCTCACGTAATTTCGCCCGCCCGTTCTACTTCCGTGCCGGAGGAAATGGGATTCGAACCCATGATACAATCTTCTTGTATGTCGATTTAGCAAACCAATGCCTTAAGCCACTCAGCCATACCTCCAAGTTGTTGATCGGAATTGGATGTGCCGGGTTGGTTGCCCGAAGATCCACTGCGTAAGCCGTAGCGCGCGTACTCTTCTTTACTGAGCGAGAAAGACTCTATCCAGATCTATGGATCTCCCCAGCGTCCAAGCGAGACCCCATCCAAACCAAATCCGCCACTCGTTGGGCGAGGCCTTGCTTTCTATGAACACCTCACCACTGAATGAGAAACTTAGCCTCCGACCCGACCAAGAGAGAAGACAGGGTCAAGCCGACGCCGCCCTTCCTCACCTGCCTGAATGGAATGAATATCTCCTTCGTCTAGTCGAGAAGGGAAAAAGCCCGGCGGGGAACAGGACCGTGACTCTTCTAAACCATTACATGACGGAGAAGTCCATTCTCGTCATGATCGATCCACGTCCTACCATAGTGCCCGGAGAACCTGCTTCTAGAAGATTCTATAGTGATCCACTGGAATCGGCCTCGGGTGACGCCTCCCTA is from Triticum aestivum cultivar Chinese Spring chromosome 1B, IWGSC CS RefSeq v2.1, whole genome shotgun sequence and encodes:
- the LOC123125696 gene encoding NADH-ubiquinone oxidoreductase chain 3: MSEFAPICIYLVISPLVSLIPLGVPFPFASNSSTYPEKLSAYECGSDPSGDARSRFDIRFYLVPILFIIPDPEVTFSFPWAVPPNKIDLFGSWSMMAFLLILTIGSLYEWKRGASDRE
- the LOC123125685 gene encoding ribosomal protein S12, mitochondrial, producing the protein MPTKNQLIRHGREEKRRTDRTRASDQCPQKQGVCLRVSTRTPKKPNSALRKIAKVRLSNRHDIFAHIPGEGHNSQEHSIVLVRGGRVKDSPGVKSHRIRGVKDLLGIPDRRKGRSKYGAERPKSK